One genomic window of Elaeis guineensis isolate ETL-2024a chromosome 2, EG11, whole genome shotgun sequence includes the following:
- the LOC114914734 gene encoding LRR receptor-like serine/threonine-protein kinase GSO1, whose amino-acid sequence MILTPGHYNNYTPFTVFRGELLMEVRAELPQPPHMQMKSEHCRDSNGSGGDWLHKPAVSQKKKRELNWERRLKIAIGLAKGVEYLHHDYVPKIIHRDIKTSNALLDGNMEAHLGDFGLAKVVAESHRYRVLMELVSGLTPTDSTFEGDMDMVKWVQSRIGLPTSGREELLDPSLKPLAPYEESSMFELLDVALQCTRTAPAERPT is encoded by the coding sequence ATGATCCTCACCCCTGGACATTATAATAATTACACGCCCTTCACTGTTTTTAGGGGGGAGTTGTTAATGGAGGTCCGAGCTGAGTTGCCCCAACCTCCACATATGCAGATGAAGTCAGAGCACTGCCGCGACTCAAATGGCAGCGGGGGGGATTGGCTGCACAAGCCGGCGGTGagtcagaagaagaagagggagctcAATTGGGAGAGGAGGTTAAAGATTGCCATTGGGCTTGCCAAGGGAGTGGAGTATCTACACCATGACTATGTGCCGAAGATCATCCATAGAGACATCAAGACGAGCAATGCACTGCTCGATGGAAACATGGAGGCCCACCTAGGAGACTTTGGCTTGGCAAAGGTGGTCGCTGAGAGCCATCGGTATAGAGTGTTGATGGAGCTTGTGAGTGGGCTAACGCCTACAGACAGCACCTTTGAAGGAGATATGGACATGGTGAAGTGGGTGCAGTCCCGGATTGGGTTGCCGACCTCAGGACGTGAGGAGCTGCTAGACCCTTCTCTAAAGCCTCTGGCACCATATGAAGAGTCATCCATGTTCGAGCTACTCGACGTGGCCTTGCAGTGCACCAGGACTGCTCCTGCGGAGCGGCCTACTTGA